Proteins encoded within one genomic window of Dehalococcoidia bacterium:
- the moaC gene encoding cyclic pyranopterin monophosphate synthase MoaC yields MEPARMVDVSQKPLTEREAVAKGLVVMKAETLSMIKSGEMPKGDVLATAQVAGIMAAKQTSQIIPMCHPLTLDEVKVEFQFVEGGVEIAATVRCTGKTGVEMEALTAVAASALTIYDMCKMVEREIRIDQIRLFRKSGGKSGNIILK; encoded by the coding sequence ATGGAACCAGCAAGGATGGTGGATGTGAGCCAAAAGCCTCTCACTGAGAGGGAGGCGGTAGCCAAAGGTCTAGTGGTGATGAAGGCTGAAACGCTCTCCATGATAAAAAGCGGCGAGATGCCCAAGGGGGATGTCCTGGCCACAGCTCAGGTGGCCGGTATTATGGCAGCAAAGCAGACCTCACAGATCATCCCCATGTGCCACCCCTTAACGCTTGATGAAGTAAAGGTGGAATTCCAATTCGTGGAGGGGGGAGTGGAGATTGCCGCGACGGTTAGGTGTACCGGGAAAACGGGGGTGGAAATGGAAGCGCTCACCGCCGTAGCAGCGAGCGCTCTCACTATCTACGATATGTGCAAGATGGTTGAGCGAGAGATAAGGATCGATCAGATCCGCCTGTTCAGAAAGAG